Genomic segment of Truepera radiovictrix DSM 17093:
CGCCGATATAGTTGCCCAGCGACTTCGACATCTTCTCGACGCCGTCTAGGCCCTCTAAAAGCGGCATGGTCAAGGCGACCTGGGGAGCTTGGCCATACGCGCGCTGCACGTCGCGGCCCACGAGCAGGTTGAAGAGTTGGTCGGTGCCGCCGAGCTCGACGTCGGCGCGGATCGCCACCGAGTCGTACGCTTGGGCGAGCGGGTAGAGAAACTCGTGGATGCTGATGGGCACCCCCGCCGCGTAGCGCTTTGTAAAGTCGTCGCGCTCGAGCATCCTCGCGACGGTGTAGCTCGAGGCCAGCTTGATGAGTTCGGCAAACCCCAAAGGCGCCAGCCACTCCGAGTTGTAGCGCAGCTCGAGCTTGTCCGGATTCGGGTCCAAGATCTTGGTGGCCTGCGCGACGTAGGACTCGCTGTTGCGCCGCGTCTGCTCCAGCGAGAGCACCGGGCGGGTCTTGCTCTTGCCCGAGGGGTCGCCGATGGTGGCGGTAAAGTCGCCGATGATCAAGACCACCTTGTGCCCCGCGTCCTGAAAGTCGCGCATCTTGCGCAGCACCACCGCGTGCCCGAGGTGGAGGTCCGGGCTCGAGGGATCCACCCCGAGCTTGACCCTTAGGGGGCGGCCCTCGCGCCGCGCGAGCGCGAGCTTCTCCTCTAACCCGCCCTCCGGCACGAGGTGCTCGGCGCCGCGCAACAGCCTCTGCATCTCTTCTATTACATTGCCGGGACGCCCGGTACCAGACCCACCGGGGCCGGGCTTAAGTCTAGGGCCACTAGGCCCCCGGCGGGTACTAGCCCCACTAGGGCCGGGCTCGGTGCCCGTACTAGTGCCGGTACTAGTGCCCGTGCCTTCGGCGGACGCTCCGCTCGGCACTCCGTGACGCTCCGCGCTACTAGTGGCGCTGACCTCTAGGTTACCGGCATCGCCGGTGCGCCCGGTACTAGGCCCATCGGGGCCGGGCTTGGTGCCCGTACTAGGGGCGCTGGCCTCTGTGACTCGCTGACTCACCCGCTCAGTATGCCACGCGCGTGCCGGGGCGCCAAACACCCCGATCGCGGCAGTTGCCCCCGTCGCTTCCGTCACCCTAGAGGGGAGGGTTACACGCGCGCCCGGCGGCGACCTGTTAGAGTCGAGGGCGTACGTCAGGTCGGGGGGCCCTTCGGGTCCCTCGGGGTTTTGGTAGCGACGAGCGGGTCGGCAACCCGCGATGAGGTGACCGGCATCGTCGGGAGTGCGCAGCTGCGCGGAGCGGCGCCTGGAGGCGTTGACCTCTAGGTTACCGGCATCGCCGGACGCCTGGAGGCGTTGACCTCAAAGGTTACCGGCATCGCCGGGACGCCTGGAGGCGTTGACCTCAAAGGTTACCGGCATCGCCGGGACGCCTAGAGACGTTGACCTCAAGGTTACCGCACGACGCATGCGGAGGAGATGTGGAGGCGCTATGCGTTTAGGCATGATTGGACTTGGACGGATGGGCGGCGACATGTCCCGCCGCCTGCTCGCAGATGGTCATGAGGTCGTGGTCTACGACCTGAGCGAAGCGGCGGTGGGAGCGCTCGCCGCGGCGGGCGCGCACCCCGCGCGCAGCGTCGAGGACCTCGTGGCGCAACTCAGCGCACCCCGCGTGCTCTGGCTGATGCTGCCCTCGGGCACCGTTACCGAGAGCGCTTTTGGAGAAGCGCTCGCCGCCCTCTCGGAGGGCGACGTGCTCGTCGACGGCGCTAACTCACACTGGAAAGATTCGTGCGAGCGGGCCGAGCGGGCGGCGAAGCGGGGCGTTCACTTCGTCGACGCGGGCGTCTCGGGGGGCGTGTGGGGGCTCCGCGAGGGGTACAACCTGATGATCGGCGCGAGCCCCGAGGCCTTCGGGGTGCTCGAGCCCGCCCTGAAGTCGCTCGCTCCGGCGGGCGGTTACGCCCACGTCGGCCCCGCGGGCAGCGGCCACTTCGTCAAGATGATCCATAACGGCATCGAGTACGCCATGATGCAAGCGTACGGCGAGGGCTTCGAGGCGCTCGCCGCTTACCCTCACGCCGAGCTCGACCTGCACCAGATCGCTCGGCTCTGGACGCGCGGTTCGGTGGTGCGCTCGTGGCTTTTGGAGCTCGCCGCCCGCGCGCTCGAAAAAGACGTGCGCCTAGCGGACGTCCGCGCCTACGTCGACGATTCGGGGATGGGCCGCTGGACGGTCCTCTACGGGGTCGAAGCGGGGGTGCCGATGGCGGCGATTTCGGCGGCGCTCTTCGCGCGCTTTTCCAGCCGCCAGACCGACTCGTTCGCCGCCAAGCTCGCCGCCGCGCTGCGTAACGAGTTCGGCGGCCACGCGCTGCACAGGCTCCCCGAAGGCGAACGGGAGGTCGAATGACGCCTACGCAAAACGGCGAACACCGCTGCGCGTTCGTCATCTTCGGCGCGAGCGGCGACCTCGCCGCCCGCAAACTCCT
This window contains:
- the tyrS gene encoding tyrosine--tRNA ligase encodes the protein MQRLLRGAEHLVPEGGLEEKLALARREGRPLRVKLGVDPSSPDLHLGHAVVLRKMRDFQDAGHKVVLIIGDFTATIGDPSGKSKTRPVLSLEQTRRNSESYVAQATKILDPNPDKLELRYNSEWLAPLGFAELIKLASSYTVARMLERDDFTKRYAAGVPISIHEFLYPLAQAYDSVAIRADVELGGTDQLFNLLVGRDVQRAYGQAPQVALTMPLLEGLDGVEKMSKSLGNYIGVAEAPEVMFKKAMLVPDALLYRYFELCTSFPLGEARALIEQDIKEAHRVFARELVRLYHGPEPIQEAEARYDHVAKGGIPDDVPELTLSADATQDGVIWVCKLATLAGLSTSNGDARRLIQNRGLKLDGEVVEDVNLQVRLDAPVVLQRGKDRFVRVRL
- the gnd gene encoding phosphogluconate dehydrogenase (NAD(+)-dependent, decarboxylating), which codes for MRLGMIGLGRMGGDMSRRLLADGHEVVVYDLSEAAVGALAAAGAHPARSVEDLVAQLSAPRVLWLMLPSGTVTESAFGEALAALSEGDVLVDGANSHWKDSCERAERAAKRGVHFVDAGVSGGVWGLREGYNLMIGASPEAFGVLEPALKSLAPAGGYAHVGPAGSGHFVKMIHNGIEYAMMQAYGEGFEALAAYPHAELDLHQIARLWTRGSVVRSWLLELAARALEKDVRLADVRAYVDDSGMGRWTVLYGVEAGVPMAAISAALFARFSSRQTDSFAAKLAAALRNEFGGHALHRLPEGEREVE